In one Prochlorococcus marinus XMU1404 genomic region, the following are encoded:
- a CDS encoding pyridoxamine 5'-phosphate oxidase family protein, with protein MPDNNLPSWRQDLKSSRKKEGKSPSYRWIQLATVSEKNEPRLRTVVFRGWNKDSSMIIFTDRRSEKIGHLKYNPNAEILWFFLKTKSQYRFKGKIRELSDNKNYWDLLSEKSKSSWFWGSPGEKINSKDRPAYEILSNLPKSENFVVLNFEIDSVDLLKLEQPVHKRYLWEKIKKWEKVEINP; from the coding sequence ATGCCTGATAACAACTTACCCAGTTGGAGGCAAGATTTAAAATCTTCTAGAAAAAAAGAGGGCAAATCACCCTCTTATAGATGGATACAGCTTGCAACAGTCAGCGAAAAAAATGAGCCAAGATTAAGAACAGTTGTTTTCAGAGGATGGAATAAAGACAGTTCAATGATTATTTTTACAGATAGAAGAAGTGAAAAAATTGGGCATTTAAAATATAATCCGAATGCAGAAATATTATGGTTCTTTTTGAAAACCAAATCACAATATAGATTCAAAGGAAAAATACGTGAATTGAGTGATAACAAAAATTATTGGGATTTATTATCAGAAAAATCAAAATCTTCTTGGTTTTGGGGATCTCCTGGAGAGAAAATAAACTCAAAAGACCGACCTGCTTATGAAATATTATCCAATCTACCCAAGTCAGAAAATTTTGTAGTTCTAAATTTTGAAATCGATTCAGTAGATCTTCTTAAATTAGAACAGCCTGTTCATAAACGATATCTTTGGGAAAAGATTAAGAAATGGGAAAAAGTTGAAATTAATCCTTAA
- a CDS encoding DUF1295 domain-containing protein, whose amino-acid sequence MKLNQIINLHKGITAFVVIGLMIFFDNFKIAPYVYLALHGTYGLLWLLKEKIFPDPYFKEKINFLTSVTGFIFLGSYWVAPYILISTQKSVPNIVIAASISINIIGVFLHFASDAQKYFSLKLKKDLIKEGFFKNIRNTNYLGEILIYLSFAILSMSFIPFVILAIFFSIVFLPRMIKKDKSLSKYDSFEEYKKKSGLILPKLNA is encoded by the coding sequence ATGAAACTTAATCAAATAATTAATCTACATAAAGGAATCACTGCATTTGTAGTGATAGGTCTTATGATTTTTTTTGATAATTTTAAGATCGCTCCCTACGTTTATTTAGCTCTGCATGGTACTTATGGATTACTTTGGCTTCTAAAAGAAAAGATATTCCCAGATCCTTATTTTAAAGAAAAAATCAATTTTTTAACTTCAGTTACTGGTTTTATTTTCCTTGGAAGTTACTGGGTAGCTCCCTACATTCTTATCTCAACTCAGAAATCTGTTCCAAATATCGTAATAGCTGCATCTATATCTATAAATATAATTGGTGTGTTTCTACACTTTGCTAGTGATGCCCAAAAATATTTTTCTCTTAAATTAAAAAAAGATCTAATTAAAGAAGGATTTTTTAAAAATATAAGGAATACAAATTATTTAGGAGAAATACTAATTTATCTATCATTCGCCATACTTTCAATGAGTTTCATACCATTTGTAATTCTTGCAATATTTTTCTCTATAGTTTTTCTACCAAGAATGATAAAAAAAGACAAATCGCTCTCAAAATATGATTCATTCGAAGAATACAAAAAGAAAAGTGGTCTTATATTGCCTAAATTAAATGCCTGA
- a CDS encoding oxidoreductase: MTATISRPKISNWETSNIPNLNGKTALITGANSGLGYYTAKALAEKNAHVVIACRSLEKANKTIKKLKGLNPEGKFTPLELDLSDLKNVVEVQSKIFDDFENLDLLINNAGIMHPPKTLSAQGYEIQFAVNHLAHMLLTLKLLPIIEKKDESRIVTVTSGAQFFGKVGWKNLKAENYYNKWESYSNSKLANVMFALELNEILKHKNILSLAAHPGIAKTNLFTAQKPKPSPIETFSLELFSPIFQSAEMGSLPQLFAATSPDARGGDHYGPKFNFRGHPKLSPTSPFAINKQERKNLWGKSLEILSNFL, from the coding sequence ATGACTGCCACTATTTCAAGACCTAAAATCTCTAACTGGGAAACATCTAATATTCCAAACCTGAACGGCAAAACAGCTCTAATTACTGGCGCAAATAGTGGTCTTGGATACTACACCGCAAAAGCCTTAGCCGAAAAAAATGCTCATGTTGTTATAGCTTGTAGATCGCTTGAAAAAGCGAATAAAACTATCAAAAAACTCAAAGGTCTTAATCCTGAAGGAAAATTTACACCTCTAGAATTAGATTTGTCAGATTTAAAAAATGTTGTTGAAGTTCAGTCCAAAATTTTTGATGATTTTGAAAATTTGGATTTACTAATTAATAATGCAGGCATTATGCATCCGCCTAAAACACTTAGTGCCCAAGGATATGAAATACAATTTGCAGTTAATCATCTAGCTCACATGCTTTTGACCCTAAAGCTACTTCCAATTATTGAAAAAAAAGATGAATCGAGAATAGTGACGGTTACTTCTGGAGCACAATTTTTTGGCAAAGTTGGTTGGAAAAATCTGAAAGCCGAGAACTACTACAACAAATGGGAATCTTACTCAAATAGCAAATTAGCAAATGTAATGTTTGCTTTGGAACTAAATGAGATCCTAAAACACAAAAATATACTCTCTTTAGCTGCTCACCCAGGAATTGCAAAAACAAATCTCTTTACTGCTCAAAAACCTAAACCTAGTCCAATAGAAACATTCTCCTTGGAATTATTTAGCCCTATTTTTCAATCGGCTGAGATGGGTTCTTTACCTCAACTTTTTGCAGCTACTTCACCAGATGCAAGAGGCGGTGATCATTATGGTCCTAAATTTAATTTCAGAGGTCATCCAAAACTATCCCCTACTTCTCCTTTCGCTATTAATAAACAAGAAAGAAAAAATTTATGGGGGAAAAGCCTTGAAATACTAAGTAACTTCTTATAG
- a CDS encoding photosystem II S4 domain protein: MIDLKGILINSNYKKETEELINIANLAYKHWETYWTGFHSTYVCEEILKDFENLNDFKFFIYGGFSSSQRSRIACFRGDNIPEEDMLKSNFPAQGIKINGNFLFDNAKQDDFRSLLIENGVNKVKVGDIWTIGDRGAQGIIDNLDIEHLDEKIFYLRDVKVKINLVGIDELQIPSGRTKKLVNTVEASTRLDAIASAGFRISRTKIIERIENGMLRLNGSKVNKPTINLKIGDKLELENKGFIEILNLEITKRERWKVKLLRK; this comes from the coding sequence ATGATTGATTTAAAGGGAATCTTAATAAATTCAAACTACAAAAAAGAAACTGAGGAATTAATAAATATTGCTAACTTAGCTTACAAACACTGGGAAACTTATTGGACTGGATTTCATTCAACTTATGTTTGTGAAGAGATTTTAAAAGATTTTGAAAATTTAAATGATTTCAAATTTTTTATTTATGGAGGATTCTCCTCTTCTCAAAGATCCAGAATAGCTTGCTTTAGAGGAGATAATATTCCTGAAGAGGATATGCTAAAAAGTAATTTTCCTGCTCAAGGGATAAAAATTAATGGCAATTTTTTATTTGATAATGCTAAACAAGACGACTTTAGATCCCTCTTAATTGAAAATGGGGTAAATAAAGTAAAAGTAGGAGATATATGGACAATAGGCGATAGGGGGGCACAAGGGATAATTGATAATTTAGATATTGAGCATCTAGATGAAAAGATTTTTTATTTGCGAGACGTAAAAGTAAAAATTAATCTAGTTGGTATAGATGAATTACAAATACCTTCTGGAAGAACAAAAAAACTTGTTAATACAGTAGAAGCTTCAACAAGATTAGACGCTATAGCTTCAGCAGGTTTTAGGATATCACGAACCAAAATCATTGAAAGGATAGAAAATGGAATGCTCAGATTAAATGGGAGCAAAGTTAATAAGCCAACTATTAATCTAAAAATTGGCGACAAACTAGAACTTGAAAATAAAGGATTTATCGAAATTCTAAATTTAGAAATAACCAAAAGAGAACGATGGAAAGTTAAATTACTTAGAAAATGA
- a CDS encoding DUF2214 family protein codes for MLLGTLLTGEIAKSALVAYVHYLGIILCFGSLLFERLTLKVGLNRNETISMIIADVVYGLAGVAILVTGILRVKYFGQGGDFYTGNPVFWIKVSLYILVGLLSLYPTTTYILWAIPLSKNKLPEISENLVKRFRLIITTELVGFATIPLFATLMARGVGLG; via the coding sequence ATGTTATTAGGAACTTTATTGACAGGTGAAATTGCTAAAAGTGCATTAGTAGCATATGTTCATTATTTAGGAATAATATTGTGTTTCGGTTCTCTTTTGTTTGAAAGATTGACTCTCAAAGTAGGTCTTAATAGAAATGAGACGATCTCAATGATAATTGCAGATGTTGTTTATGGTTTAGCAGGAGTTGCGATATTAGTTACTGGGATTTTGCGTGTTAAGTATTTTGGTCAAGGAGGTGATTTCTATACAGGTAATCCTGTGTTTTGGATAAAGGTTTCTCTTTATATTCTTGTGGGATTACTTTCTTTATACCCAACAACAACCTATATCTTATGGGCCATTCCATTAAGTAAGAATAAATTACCTGAAATATCTGAAAATCTAGTCAAGAGGTTCAGACTTATCATTACTACTGAATTAGTGGGTTTTGCAACAATACCTTTGTTTGCCACTCTCATGGCTAGAGGTGTAGGTTTAGGTTGA
- a CDS encoding pirin family protein, producing the protein MSLKIIKIRKSHDRFRSNREWLNSMHSFSFAEHRDPKWDNFGKIRVINEDVISPNTGFNTHSHANMEIITVVTKGAITHRDSLNNLGKIYKDEVQIMSAGTGISHSEKNEENETCKLFQIWIYPQKENIKPRYNQISLNEKLWDNLIFNYKNGQNNKLFLNQNISLWRCKYKPIKEKKLPLKIDKYNWIQIIEGNLLLKSKDSNSNICLESGDGLGFEVNYFDDVSIDTEKELDFLLFSMPSL; encoded by the coding sequence ATGTCTTTGAAAATAATTAAAATAAGGAAATCGCACGATAGATTTAGATCAAATAGAGAATGGCTAAATTCGATGCATTCATTTTCTTTCGCAGAGCATAGAGATCCAAAATGGGATAATTTTGGGAAAATAAGAGTTATAAACGAAGATGTTATTTCTCCTAATACAGGATTTAATACACATTCTCATGCAAATATGGAAATAATTACTGTCGTAACAAAAGGAGCAATAACTCATAGAGACTCTTTAAACAACCTTGGAAAAATTTATAAAGATGAAGTGCAAATTATGTCTGCAGGTACTGGAATCTCTCATAGCGAGAAGAATGAAGAAAATGAGACCTGTAAGTTGTTCCAGATTTGGATATACCCTCAAAAAGAAAATATCAAACCTCGATATAATCAAATTTCATTAAATGAAAAGTTGTGGGACAATCTTATTTTTAATTACAAAAATGGTCAAAATAATAAGCTTTTTCTAAATCAAAATATCTCTTTATGGCGTTGTAAATATAAACCTATTAAAGAAAAAAAATTGCCATTAAAAATCGATAAATATAATTGGATACAAATAATAGAAGGTAATCTTTTATTAAAAAGTAAAGACTCTAATTCAAATATATGTCTAGAATCTGGAGATGGCTTGGGATTTGAAGTTAATTATTTTGATGATGTCTCTATAGATACTGAGAAAGAGCTAGATTTTCTCTTATTTTCAATGCCTTCCTTATAG
- a CDS encoding MATH domain-containing protein, with the protein MSESNNLPQAISHKKLSYLMLKAQKDSHFSDELAEIESPEKKEFEELINNWEASTRKVVNELSKRKENLLKDKSPNSLIALGAMEVHLNMALQALNAFNKEVDE; encoded by the coding sequence ATGAGTGAATCTAACAATTTACCTCAAGCAATAAGTCATAAAAAATTAAGTTACTTGATGCTTAAGGCACAAAAGGATTCTCATTTTTCTGATGAATTAGCAGAAATAGAAAGCCCCGAAAAAAAAGAATTTGAAGAGTTAATAAACAATTGGGAAGCTTCAACTAGGAAAGTAGTTAATGAATTATCCAAAAGAAAAGAGAATTTACTAAAAGATAAATCACCAAATTCTCTAATTGCTCTTGGCGCTATGGAAGTTCACCTTAATATGGCTTTGCAAGCCTTAAATGCATTTAATAAAGAAGTTGATGAGTAA
- a CDS encoding DoxX family protein — MLSTILTKSFSKDTALLILRVITGTVLIHHGYEKLANIENFADAFVRPLHLPFPIFLSYIAAFSEIGGSWLLIIGLATRFGALAIVGTISVAIYHALVTSGFNIFLLELLLLYFASATSIALTGPGNFSLDEVIIRILKSEDEEEIIPSTKSKYFKEVEVKETSKGGLFQFLQANILSDTSS; from the coding sequence GTGCTTTCAACAATTCTTACCAAGTCGTTTAGCAAAGATACTGCTTTATTAATTCTTAGGGTTATAACAGGGACTGTTCTTATTCATCACGGTTATGAGAAATTAGCAAATATAGAAAATTTCGCTGATGCTTTTGTCAGACCTTTACATCTTCCATTCCCAATATTCTTATCATACATAGCTGCATTTTCAGAAATAGGTGGTAGTTGGTTACTAATTATCGGCTTAGCTACAAGATTCGGAGCTTTGGCAATTGTTGGAACAATTTCTGTCGCGATTTATCATGCACTTGTTACTTCAGGTTTTAATATTTTCTTACTAGAGCTTTTACTTTTGTATTTCGCTTCAGCAACCTCAATTGCATTAACGGGACCTGGCAATTTCTCTTTGGACGAAGTCATCATCAGAATTTTGAAATCAGAAGATGAAGAGGAAATTATACCTTCAACAAAATCAAAATATTTTAAGGAAGTTGAAGTTAAGGAAACAAGCAAAGGTGGTTTATTTCAATTTCTGCAAGCCAACATACTCTCAGATACTTCAAGCTAA
- a CDS encoding NAD-dependent DNA ligase: MNGLLVRDVKYLDEQYRIGEGIISDDAFKQLEKLFITFDPEPDYFNQKNNKLLPKLAKDNYKEFLGSLLTKTRLSIQPKIDGCAIAIRYINGNFKKAITKKGFDVSSKIKQIKNVPDCIPIKRDFQIRGELYAKNQVAGISQRITRKYLNDKKGIGESLSFCCFQILNGRLNQYETLNYLKKCGFSTPDSYFTNNTSEIQIYKKNWLEGKIFTKYPTNGIVIKINSRKLQLLREKSLSRNNEWQYAIEK, translated from the coding sequence ATGAATGGTTTATTAGTTAGAGATGTTAAGTATCTAGATGAACAATACAGAATAGGTGAAGGCATAATTTCGGATGATGCATTTAAGCAACTTGAGAAGCTCTTTATTACTTTTGATCCAGAGCCTGACTACTTTAATCAAAAAAATAATAAACTTTTGCCAAAATTAGCTAAAGACAACTATAAAGAATTTTTGGGGAGTTTATTAACAAAAACAAGATTAAGCATTCAACCAAAAATTGATGGCTGTGCTATTGCAATTAGATATATAAATGGCAATTTTAAAAAAGCTATTACAAAAAAAGGATTTGATGTCTCAAGCAAAATTAAACAAATTAAAAATGTCCCCGATTGTATTCCTATCAAACGAGATTTTCAAATTAGAGGTGAACTATACGCTAAAAACCAAGTTGCCGGAATTTCCCAAAGAATTACAAGAAAATACCTCAATGATAAGAAAGGGATTGGAGAAAGTCTCAGCTTTTGCTGTTTCCAAATACTTAATGGAAGACTTAATCAATATGAAACCCTTAACTATCTTAAAAAATGTGGCTTCAGCACCCCTGACAGTTACTTCACAAATAATACAAGCGAAATCCAAATATATAAAAAAAATTGGTTAGAGGGAAAAATATTTACGAAATATCCAACTAATGGGATAGTTATTAAAATAAATAGTAGGAAATTACAGTTACTGAGAGAGAAAAGTTTATCTCGAAATAATGAATGGCAATATGCAATTGAAAAATAA
- the murD gene encoding UDP-N-acetylmuramoyl-L-alanine--D-glutamate ligase — protein sequence MIDNNHSSKRKNINLVIGLGKSGFWAAKYLRSMNKRVIVWEHKDGIEFLERKTELEALNILVSLNKEFVFEKIQPFVKEIESVVVSPSIPYDHTTIIELKKKGINVIGEINVAWEILKDTNWIGITGTNGKTTVTHLLSHILCDTGLYAPFAGNIGTPLCKYAYSKNHEKIDWVVAELSSYQIEISPEVKPNIGIWTTFTEDHLERHKTLDNYFNIKKSLLEKSDFRIYNYDDKNLRNHYSSLSRGVWITTSFDKSNFIQCDYWIDDEAYIVERGKRLFKLEQFSLKGMHNLQNLLLVIAAARKVGLSGKKIKGSLSNYKQLPHRMETIYKNNDLEIINDSKATNFDSSIAGISSIEGQIIIIAGGRLKGNEYSEWIKVLKKKVKCVFLFGESSKVLKMALINEGFKKNIFEFSELKELLNFVFHYLKNNRVGTLLFSPSCSSFDQFKNYEERGDYFKKLISEKLKVN from the coding sequence ATGATAGATAATAATCATTCAAGTAAAAGAAAAAATATTAATCTTGTAATTGGATTAGGTAAATCTGGATTTTGGGCTGCCAAGTATTTGAGAAGTATGAATAAGAGAGTAATTGTTTGGGAACATAAAGATGGGATAGAATTCTTAGAAAGAAAAACAGAATTGGAGGCGCTTAATATACTAGTTTCTCTGAATAAAGAATTTGTATTTGAAAAAATTCAACCTTTTGTGAAAGAGATTGAATCTGTTGTTGTAAGTCCATCAATACCTTATGACCATACAACTATTATTGAATTAAAAAAAAAGGGAATTAACGTAATTGGAGAAATTAATGTTGCATGGGAAATTTTAAAAGACACAAATTGGATAGGTATTACTGGCACTAATGGCAAAACTACTGTTACACATTTACTAAGCCATATACTCTGCGATACTGGATTATATGCTCCTTTTGCTGGAAATATTGGCACACCTTTATGTAAATATGCTTACTCCAAAAATCACGAAAAAATTGATTGGGTTGTAGCTGAATTAAGCAGTTATCAAATAGAAATATCTCCAGAAGTAAAACCTAATATTGGAATTTGGACAACCTTCACAGAAGACCATCTTGAAAGACATAAAACACTTGACAACTATTTCAACATAAAAAAAAGCTTGCTAGAAAAATCAGATTTTAGAATTTATAATTATGACGATAAAAACCTAAGAAATCACTACAGTTCACTATCAAGAGGGGTTTGGATAACAACTAGTTTTGATAAATCAAATTTTATTCAATGTGACTATTGGATAGATGATGAAGCATACATTGTTGAGAGAGGAAAGAGACTATTCAAACTTGAACAATTTTCTTTAAAAGGAATGCATAATCTTCAAAATCTTTTATTGGTAATAGCAGCAGCAAGAAAAGTTGGATTATCTGGAAAGAAGATTAAAGGTTCTTTATCTAATTACAAACAATTGCCCCATAGGATGGAAACAATTTATAAAAATAATGATCTGGAAATAATTAATGATAGTAAAGCTACAAATTTTGATTCATCTATTGCAGGAATAAGTTCAATTGAAGGTCAAATAATAATTATTGCGGGGGGTAGATTAAAAGGCAATGAATATAGTGAATGGATAAAAGTTTTAAAGAAAAAAGTTAAATGTGTTTTCCTTTTTGGAGAAAGCTCAAAAGTCCTAAAAATGGCGCTTATTAATGAAGGATTTAAAAAAAATATTTTTGAATTTTCAGAACTCAAAGAGCTTTTAAATTTTGTTTTTCATTATTTAAAAAATAATAGGGTTGGAACATTATTATTCTCACCTTCATGCTCTAGTTTTGATCAATTTAAAAATTATGAAGAGCGTGGAGATTATTTCAAGAAACTAATAAGTGAAAAATTAAAGGTTAATTAA
- a CDS encoding FAD-binding domain-containing protein, with amino-acid sequence MSFLFKAQNIWDDFAKYKINDYAKLRNFDFGPNNESSVSKLSPFITHRILSEYDLIHDMKSKYKIKNSTKFIEEIFWRVYWKGWMENRPKVWRSFFSENNLNFDYELYESAINGNTEIDFFNSWVHELKQYNYLHNHTRMWFASTWIFNLGLPWQLGAKFFFKYLFDGDAASNLLSWRWVGGLQTKGKQYLFSSSNLRKFSNNRFNSEKIINKQIFLDESNQIPLEDGIYKNNMDPKSDNLIMFENDLNLATLKNLLPSYKKVFIILLKNEQRQIKLSESVFKFKQDLVSEFVEKFDNVEQIDPNSLEVTFKNTNEIDIIYPGVGENYDFIIQFKNLHHKKIFNLVRDEDLFAWKFAKKGFFKFKENIPKINQRILENYSKNNF; translated from the coding sequence ATGTCATTTTTATTTAAAGCTCAAAATATCTGGGACGATTTTGCGAAATATAAAATTAATGATTATGCAAAATTAAGAAATTTTGATTTTGGGCCAAATAACGAAAGTTCAGTTTCAAAATTATCACCTTTCATTACTCACAGAATATTATCGGAATATGATCTGATTCATGATATGAAAAGTAAATACAAAATCAAAAATTCAACTAAATTTATTGAAGAAATATTTTGGAGAGTTTATTGGAAAGGGTGGATGGAAAATAGACCTAAAGTTTGGCGAAGTTTTTTTTCAGAAAACAATCTTAATTTTGATTATGAGCTATATGAAAGTGCAATTAATGGCAATACAGAAATAGATTTTTTTAATTCATGGGTCCATGAATTAAAGCAGTACAACTATTTGCATAACCATACAAGAATGTGGTTTGCGAGTACATGGATATTTAATTTAGGCCTCCCATGGCAATTGGGAGCAAAATTTTTCTTTAAGTATCTTTTTGATGGTGATGCTGCATCTAATCTCCTAAGCTGGAGATGGGTCGGAGGATTGCAAACGAAGGGAAAGCAATATCTTTTTTCATCATCAAACCTCAGAAAATTTTCAAATAATAGATTTAATTCAGAAAAAATAATTAATAAACAAATTTTTCTTGATGAATCGAATCAAATACCATTAGAAGATGGGATTTATAAAAATAATATGGATCCTAAATCAGATAATCTGATTATGTTTGAAAATGATCTGAACCTTGCAACCCTTAAAAATTTACTTCCAAGCTATAAAAAGGTATTTATTATCCTTTTAAAAAATGAACAAAGACAAATTAAATTGTCTGAATCTGTTTTCAAATTTAAACAAGATTTGGTCTCTGAATTTGTAGAGAAATTTGATAATGTTGAACAGATTGATCCAAATTCACTGGAAGTTACTTTTAAAAATACTAACGAAATAGACATTATTTATCCTGGAGTAGGAGAAAATTATGATTTCATAATTCAGTTTAAAAATTTACACCATAAAAAAATTTTTAATCTTGTGAGGGATGAAGATTTATTTGCTTGGAAATTTGCAAAAAAAGGGTTTTTCAAATTTAAAGAAAATATTCCGAAAATTAATCAAAGAATATTAGAAAATTATTCAAAAAATAATTTTTAA
- a CDS encoding GAF domain-containing protein produces MQNLVSKKEEEERRLKALAEYRILGTKPESCYDDITKIAATTCNVPISLMTLVDKDKQWFKSKIGLQISETKRDWSFCTHAIKENSPLIIHDAFQDERFINNPLVTGDPKIRFYAGFPLRNSDGNKLGTLCVIDRKPGNLTTQQFNIMELLSKQIVSFLELRKKSLNLLDALSNLHKQEGILSVCSYCREVKNKEGDWMHLEKYLSKISDIRFSHGVCDNCMEKHFPDVIEVWNKKDFFEDGQKRFLES; encoded by the coding sequence ATGCAGAATCTTGTATCAAAAAAAGAAGAAGAGGAAAGAAGATTAAAAGCTTTAGCAGAATATAGGATTTTGGGAACCAAGCCAGAATCATGTTATGACGATATTACAAAAATTGCTGCTACAACCTGTAATGTGCCTATTTCTTTAATGACATTGGTAGACAAAGATAAACAATGGTTTAAATCCAAAATAGGACTTCAAATATCAGAAACTAAAAGAGATTGGTCTTTTTGTACCCATGCAATAAAAGAAAATAGTCCATTAATTATTCATGATGCTTTCCAAGATGAAAGGTTTATAAATAATCCATTGGTAACAGGAGACCCCAAGATTCGTTTTTATGCAGGTTTTCCCCTTAGAAATAGTGATGGTAATAAACTTGGAACTCTTTGTGTAATAGACAGAAAGCCAGGAAATCTAACTACACAACAATTCAATATTATGGAATTATTATCTAAGCAAATAGTTTCATTTTTAGAGCTTAGAAAAAAGTCATTGAACTTGCTAGATGCTTTGTCTAACTTGCACAAACAGGAAGGTATTTTATCTGTCTGTTCATATTGCAGAGAAGTGAAAAATAAGGAGGGCGATTGGATGCATTTAGAAAAATATCTTTCGAAAATTAGTGATATTAGATTCAGTCATGGGGTTTGTGATAATTGTATGGAAAAACATTTCCCAGATGTAATCGAAGTATGGAATAAAAAGGATTTCTTTGAAGATGGTCAAAAAAGGTTTTTAGAGTCCTAG
- a CDS encoding DUF1643 domain-containing protein has protein sequence MNNLFLERNCLISANKLYRWSLSYKISKSKKEIIFIGLNPSLSDEVFLDNTTKKIIKISKNNNYGKVKLINLFALISSKPEKLFKHKNPVGYLNNNHIYKNLKHWSESKNCDLWLGWGNKGKFLNRNKKIAKKIMQYNLIRKNNFDNPLGPLFIKKTIKDNPIHPLYCSDNSILQSYF, from the coding sequence TTGAATAATTTGTTCCTAGAAAGAAATTGTTTAATAAGTGCCAACAAACTATATAGATGGAGTTTAAGTTATAAGATTTCTAAATCTAAAAAAGAGATTATCTTTATTGGTTTAAATCCCTCATTATCGGATGAAGTTTTCTTGGACAACACAACAAAAAAGATAATCAAAATTTCGAAAAACAATAATTACGGCAAAGTAAAATTAATAAATCTATTTGCTCTTATTTCAAGCAAACCAGAAAAACTTTTTAAACATAAAAACCCTGTGGGCTATCTAAACAATAATCATATTTATAAAAACTTAAAACACTGGTCTGAAAGTAAAAATTGTGATTTATGGTTAGGTTGGGGTAATAAAGGGAAATTTTTAAATAGAAATAAAAAAATAGCAAAAAAAATAATGCAATATAATTTAATCAGGAAAAATAATTTTGATAATCCTCTTGGACCGCTTTTTATTAAAAAAACAATCAAAGATAATCCAATACATCCTCTATACTGTTCTGATAATTCCATCCTCCAATCTTATTTTTAG